In Labrus mixtus chromosome 3, fLabMix1.1, whole genome shotgun sequence, a single window of DNA contains:
- the cbr4 gene encoding carbonyl reductase family member 4 — MSWLAVVCGGSRGIGGAVSRLLAERGCRVAVVSRNEDAARAALASLHGADHVALGCDVSKEQEVQKTFETIQKTCGNISYLVNAAGINKDALLLRSRPEDMLALLHTNLLGSMLTCRAALRSMLHTQGAAVVNIGSVVGLKGNAGQSVYSASKAGLEGFTRSLAKEVASRNIRVNLLAPGFIRTDMTSGLKQEDGARSIPLGRFGEPEEVAQAVLFLLESSYITGQVLVVDGGLQLAM; from the exons ATGTCCTGGCTGGCGGTGGTGTGTGGGGGCTCCAGAGGCATCGGGGGGGCTGTGTCCCGCCTGTTGGCAGAGAGGGGCTGCAGGGTGGCTGTCGTTTCCAGGAATGAAGATGCTGCCAGGGCTGCGCTGGCATCTTTACATGGAG CCGACCATGTGGCTCTCGGCTGTGATGTCTCCAAAGAGCAAGAGGTGCAGAAAACCTTTGAGACAATCCAGAAGACCTGCGGAAACATCTCTTATCTCGTGAACGCGGCTGGCATCAACAA GGATGCTCTGTTACTGAGGAGCAGGCCGGAGGACATGCTGGCTCTGCTGCACACAAACCTGCTGGGCTCCATGTTGACCTGCAGGGCGGCACTGCGCagcatgctgcacacacagggAGCTGCGGTCGTTAATATAG gCTCTGTTGTGGGCCTGAAAGGGAACGCTGGTCAGTCTGTGTACAGTGCCAGTAAAGCTGGTTTAGAGGGCTTCACTCGCTCTCTGGCTAAAGAAGTCGCTTCACGTAACATCAGAGTGAACCTGCTGGCTCCAG GTTTCATCCGCACTGACATGACCTCAGGCCTGAAGCAGGAGGACGGAGCACGCTCGATCCCTCTGGGGAGATTTGGCGAGCCGGAGGAGGTTGCTCAGGCGGTCCTCTTCCTTTTGGAGTCTTCATACATTACAGGACAGGTGCTGGTGGTGGACGGAGGACTGCAGCTGGCCATGTAG